One Gallus gallus isolate bGalGal1 chromosome 11, bGalGal1.mat.broiler.GRCg7b, whole genome shotgun sequence DNA window includes the following coding sequences:
- the GSE1 gene encoding genetic suppressor element 1 isoform X7 translates to MFGLKPPLYYLPGMSHESKSPSLGMLSTATRTTATVSPLTPSPLNGSIVPNGSPAASSTLSVQAAPSSSFAAALRKLAKQAEEPRGSSISSESSPVSSPATNHSSPASTPKRGPMGPIIVPPGGHSVPSTPPVVTIAPTKTVNGVWRSEGRQQEAGSRGSSSSSRERLISEPPLTQEKAGGPTVPTHLLGTPYSFGLPPSSVVQDSRFPPLNLQRPVHHVVPPSAVTEDYLRSFRPYHTAEDLRMSSLPPLGLDPAAAAAYYHPSYLTHHPFPHPAFRMDDSYCLSALRSPFYPLPAPGSLPPLHPSAMHLHLSGVRYPAELSHSTLSALQSERISSLAAERLQMDEELRQREREREREREKEREREADREREKEREREREKELEREREKERERELERQRERAREKELSMVKAMESPFLPVAELHALRGHPAEERSKLPEPSRAEKLKDSVLPTPKPLQHPLHPPPSSHHPVPSLIPNHNVFPLPGSSAATALLIHRTNEEEKWLARQRRLRQEKEDRQSQVSEFRQQVLEQHLDMGRTPSQPEPEHRPDNARSGPSRHEPSIREPGQHFGGPPPLISPKPQHHPITTSLWNPVSLMDSPSEPPRRLPEPHVLHGHPAPFEPSRQGIPLVKVERVFCPEKLEDSARKRDALEKYPLPREPSTAEHTGFTHTPFLAELEKSTQSILSQQRPPATPFGEVTKPSSPYRPPQPRTQDPMYIYDEFVQQHRRLVSKLDLEERRRREAREKGYYYDLDDSCDDSDEEEVRAHLRCVAEQPPLKLDTSSEKLEFLQLFGLTTQQQKEELLSQKRRKRRRMLRERSPSPPTVQNKRRTPSPRLPLSTRYSPDEMNNSPNFEEKKRFLTIFNLTHISAEKRKASHAADKEKLVEMLQAMKQKPTPAAVVVKSSPQDSPSGPAAEPPLLLDPDKPVGIVASVPDVQKPLEPGRVEPLRAAELPRVKEAAEKPRLSDGHSGKKALSILSYVRGPLPKDIPVPLSHSMNGKSKPWEPFIAEEFAHQFHESVLQSTQKALQKHKGGTAEQNHKLDASIHYNIPELQASSRPPAPHNGTAEGHRALGPPLPRDRRDSASEEEEEEEEEEDEEECPRPKWQGIEAIFEAYQEHIEEQNLERQVLQTQCRRLEAQHYSLSLTAEQLSHSMAELRTQKQKIVSERERLQAELDHLRKCLALPAMQWSRGYFKGYPR, encoded by the exons ATGTTCGGGCTGAAACCCCCCCTCTATTACCTACCAG GCATGAGCCATGAGTCGAAGTCGCCTTCCTTAGGAATGCTCTCCACCGCCACTCGCACCACCGCCACCGTCAGCCCCCTGACCCCCTCCCCTCTCAACGGCTCCATCGTCCCCAATGGCAGCCCGGCGGCCAGCAGCACTTTGTCCGTCCAGGCAGCTCCGTCCTCCAGCTTCGCCGCCGCCCTGCGCAAGCTCGCCAAGCAAGCTGAGGAGCCCAGAG GCTCCTCGATAAGCAGCGAGTCGTCGCCCGTCTCCTCGCCAGCCACCAACCACAGCTCACCCGCCAGCACGCCCAAACGCGGCCCCATGGGCCCCATCATTGTGCCCCCGGGGGGGCACAGCGTGCCCAGCACGCCTCCCGTCGTCACCATCGCCCCCACCAAGACGGTCAACGGGGTCTGGAGGAGCGAGGGCAGGCAG CAAGAAGCGGGGTCacgaggcagcagcagcagcagccgtgAGCGGCTCATCTCCGAGCCCCCTCTGACACAGGAGAAAGCCGGGGGTCCCACGGTCCCAACGCACCTCCTGGGCACTCCATACTCCTTtgggctgccccccagctccgTGGTCCAGGACTCCCGCTTCCCACCTCTCAA CCTGCAGCGTCCCGTGCACCACGTGGTGCCACCCAGTGCTGTCACCGAGGATTACCTGCGCAGCTTCCGGCCCTACCACACAGCTGAGGACCTCCGCATGTCCTCACTGCCACCCCTTGGCTTGGACCCGGCTGCAGCTGCTGCGTATTACCACCCCAGCTACCTGACACACcaccccttccctcaccctgcctTCAG GATGGACGACTCCTACTGTCTCTCAGCGCTGCGGTCCCCCTTCTACCCACTGCCGGCCCCGGGCTCGCTGCCCCCCCTGCACCCCTCAGCCATGCACCTGCACCTGTCAGGTGTGCGGTACCCTGCCGAGCTCTCGCACTCCACGCTCTCCGCACTGCAGTCGGAGCGCATCtccagcctggctgctgagag GTTGCAAATGGACGAGGAGCTGCGGCAGAGGGAAAGGGAGCGCGAGAGGGAACGGGAGAAGGAACGGGAGCGGGAAGCAGACcgggagagggagaaggaacgGGAACGGGAGCGCGAGAAGGAGCTGGAGAGGGAGCGGGAGAAGGAGCGCGAGCGGGAGCTGGAGAGGCAGCGGGAGCGCGCCCGGGAGAAGGAGCTGAGCATGGTGAAAGCCATGGAGAGCCCCTTCCTGCCTGTGGCCGAGCTGCACGCGCTGCGGGGCCACCCGGCTGAAGAGCGCAGCAAGCTGCCggagcccagcagagcag AGAAACTGAAGGACTCGGTGCTGCCAACGCCGAAGCCCCTCCAGCACCCGCTGCACCCACCGCCCTCCTCGCACCACCCCGTGCCCAGCCTCATCCCCAACCACAACGTCTTCCCCCTGCCCGGCAGCAGCGCGGCCACGGCGCTGCTCATCCACCGCACCAACGAGGAGGAGAAGTGGCTGGCCCGGCAGCGCCGCCTGCGCCAGGAGAAGGAGGACCGCCAGTCCCAGGTGTCGGAGTTCCGCCAgcaggtgctggagcagcaccTCGACATGGGGCGCACCCCGAGCCAGCCTGAGCCCGAGCACCGGCCTGACAACGCCAG gtCGGGACCAAGCCGCCACGAGCCGAGCATCCGCGAGCCGGGGCAGCACTTCGGCGGTCCGCCGCCACTCATCTCCCCCAAACCCCAGCACCACCCCATCACCACGTCCCTCTGGAACCCCGTCTCCCTGATGGACAGCCCCTCGGAGCCCCCCAGGCGCCTTCCTGAGCCTCACGTCCTCCACGGCCACCCGGCCCCCTTCGAGCCCAGCCGGCAGGGCATCCCGCTGGTGAAGGTGGAGAGAGTCTTCTGCCCTGAGAAGCTGGAAGACAGCGCAAGGAAAAGGGATGCTCTCGAGAAGTACCCCCTGCCACGGGAGCCCAGCACTGCGGAGCACACGGGCTTCACCCACACACCATTCCTGGCTGAGCTGGAGAAATCCACTCAAAGCATCCTGAGCCAGCAGAGACCCCCGGCCACCCCTTTTGGGGAGGTGACCAAGCCCAGCTCACCCTAcagacccccccagccccgcacaCAGGACCCTATGTACATCTATGATGAGTTCGTGCAGCAGCACCGCAGGCTGGTCAGCAAGCTGGACCTGGAGGAGCGCCGGCGACGGGAGGCCCGGGAGAAAG gtTACTACTACGACCTGGATGACTCCTGTGATGACAGTGACGAGGAGGAGGTGCGGGCACATCTCCGGTGCGTGGCCGAGCAGCCCCCGCTGAAGCTGGACACATCCTCTGAG AAGCTGGAGTTCCTGCAGCTCTTCGGCCTCACCACgcagcagcagaaggaggaATTACTGAGCCAGAAGCGGCGCAAGCGCCGGCGGATGCTGCGGGAGCGCAGCCCCTCTCCACCGACGGTGCAGAACAAGCGCCGCACGCCCTCCCCACGCCTCCCCCTCTCCACCCGCTACAGCCCCGACGAGATGAACAACAGCCCCAACTTCGAGGAGAAGAAGCGCTTCCTCACCATCTTCAACCTCACGCACATCAGCGCCGAAAAGAGGAAAG CTTCCCATGCGGCAGACAAGGAGAAGCTGGTGGAGATGCTGCAGGCCATGAAGCAGAAGCCCACGCCGGCCGCCGTGGTGGTGAAGAGCTCTCCGCAGGACAGCCCCAGCGGCCCCGCTGCCG AGCCACCGCTGCTGCTGGACCCAGATAAGCCCGTGGGCATTGTCGCCTCCGTGCCTGATGTTCAGAAGCCATTGGAGCCGGGCAGAGTGGAGCCTCTGAGAGCTGCGGAGCTGCCCAGGGTGAAGGAGGCGGCTGAGAAGCCCCGGCTGAGCGATGGGCACTCGGGGAAGAAGGCACTGAGCATCCTCAGCTACGTCAGGGGGCCTCTGCCCAAGGACATCCCTGTGCCGCTGTCGCACAGCATGAATGGCAAAAGCAAGCCTTGGGAGCCCTTCATTGCTGAGGAGTTTGCCCACCAGTTCCACGAGTCCGTGCTGCAGTCCACACAGAAGGCGTTGCAAAAGCACAAAG gggGGACGGCGGAGCAGAACCACAAGCTGGACGCCTCCATCCACTACAACATCCCTGAGCTTCAGGCCTCCAGccgccctcctgccccacacaaCGGCACAGCCGAGGGGCACCGGGCGCTCGGCCCACCCCTGCCACGGGACCGCCGTGACTCGGCCtccgaggaggaggaagaggaagaggaggaggaagatgaggaggagtGCCCCAGGCCCAAGTGGCAAGGGATCGAGGCAATTTTTGAAGCTTACCAGGAACATATAGAAG AACAAAACCTGGAGCGCCAAGTGCTGCAGACACAGTGCCGGCGGCTGGAGGCCCAGCACTACAGCCTGAGCCTGACGGCAGAGCAGCTTTCGCACAGCATGGCG GAATTAAGGACCCAGAAGCAGAAGATTGTCTCAGAGCGAGAGCGACTGCAAGCGGAGCTGGATCACCTGCGGaagtgccttgccttgcctgcaaTGCAGTGGTCTAGGGGTTATTTCAAGGGGTATCCCAGGTGA
- the GSE1 gene encoding genetic suppressor element 1 isoform X8, with translation MMSWSSLLQSLSMSHESKSPSLGMLSTATRTTATVSPLTPSPLNGSIVPNGSPAASSTLSVQAAPSSSFAAALRKLAKQAEEPRGSSISSESSPVSSPATNHSSPASTPKRGPMGPIIVPPGGHSVPSTPPVVTIAPTKTVNGVWRSEGRQQEAGSRGSSSSSRERLISEPPLTQEKAGGPTVPTHLLGTPYSFGLPPSSVVQDSRFPPLNLQRPVHHVVPPSAVTEDYLRSFRPYHTAEDLRMSSLPPLGLDPAAAAAYYHPSYLTHHPFPHPAFRMDDSYCLSALRSPFYPLPAPGSLPPLHPSAMHLHLSGVRYPAELSHSTLSALQSERISSLAAERLQMDEELRQREREREREREKEREREADREREKEREREREKELEREREKERERELERQRERAREKELSMVKAMESPFLPVAELHALRGHPAEERSKLPEPSRAEKLKDSVLPTPKPLQHPLHPPPSSHHPVPSLIPNHNVFPLPGSSAATALLIHRTNEEEKWLARQRRLRQEKEDRQSQVSEFRQQVLEQHLDMGRTPSQPEPEHRPDNARSGPSRHEPSIREPGQHFGGPPPLISPKPQHHPITTSLWNPVSLMDSPSEPPRRLPEPHVLHGHPAPFEPSRQGIPLVKVERVFCPEKLEDSARKRDALEKYPLPREPSTAEHTGFTHTPFLAELEKSTQSILSQQRPPATPFGEVTKPSSPYRPPQPRTQDPMYIYDEFVQQHRRLVSKLDLEERRRREAREKGYYYDLDDSCDDSDEEEVRAHLRCVAEQPPLKLDTSSEKLEFLQLFGLTTQQQKEELLSQKRRKRRRMLRERSPSPPTVQNKRRTPSPRLPLSTRYSPDEMNNSPNFEEKKRFLTIFNLTHISAEKRKASHAADKEKLVEMLQAMKQKPTPAAVVVKSSPQDSPSGPAAEPPLLLDPDKPVGIVASVPDVQKPLEPGRVEPLRAAELPRVKEAAEKPRLSDGHSGKKALSILSYVRGPLPKDIPVPLSHSMNGKSKPWEPFIAEEFAHQFHESVLQSTQKALQKHKGGTAEQNHKLDASIHYNIPELQASSRPPAPHNGTAEGHRALGPPLPRDRRDSASEEEEEEEEEEDEEECPRPKWQGIEAIFEAYQEHIEEQNLERQVLQTQCRRLEAQHYSLSLTAEQLSHSMAELRTQKQKIVSERERLQAELDHLRKCLALPAMQWSRGYFKGYPR, from the exons GCATGAGCCATGAGTCGAAGTCGCCTTCCTTAGGAATGCTCTCCACCGCCACTCGCACCACCGCCACCGTCAGCCCCCTGACCCCCTCCCCTCTCAACGGCTCCATCGTCCCCAATGGCAGCCCGGCGGCCAGCAGCACTTTGTCCGTCCAGGCAGCTCCGTCCTCCAGCTTCGCCGCCGCCCTGCGCAAGCTCGCCAAGCAAGCTGAGGAGCCCAGAG GCTCCTCGATAAGCAGCGAGTCGTCGCCCGTCTCCTCGCCAGCCACCAACCACAGCTCACCCGCCAGCACGCCCAAACGCGGCCCCATGGGCCCCATCATTGTGCCCCCGGGGGGGCACAGCGTGCCCAGCACGCCTCCCGTCGTCACCATCGCCCCCACCAAGACGGTCAACGGGGTCTGGAGGAGCGAGGGCAGGCAG CAAGAAGCGGGGTCacgaggcagcagcagcagcagccgtgAGCGGCTCATCTCCGAGCCCCCTCTGACACAGGAGAAAGCCGGGGGTCCCACGGTCCCAACGCACCTCCTGGGCACTCCATACTCCTTtgggctgccccccagctccgTGGTCCAGGACTCCCGCTTCCCACCTCTCAA CCTGCAGCGTCCCGTGCACCACGTGGTGCCACCCAGTGCTGTCACCGAGGATTACCTGCGCAGCTTCCGGCCCTACCACACAGCTGAGGACCTCCGCATGTCCTCACTGCCACCCCTTGGCTTGGACCCGGCTGCAGCTGCTGCGTATTACCACCCCAGCTACCTGACACACcaccccttccctcaccctgcctTCAG GATGGACGACTCCTACTGTCTCTCAGCGCTGCGGTCCCCCTTCTACCCACTGCCGGCCCCGGGCTCGCTGCCCCCCCTGCACCCCTCAGCCATGCACCTGCACCTGTCAGGTGTGCGGTACCCTGCCGAGCTCTCGCACTCCACGCTCTCCGCACTGCAGTCGGAGCGCATCtccagcctggctgctgagag GTTGCAAATGGACGAGGAGCTGCGGCAGAGGGAAAGGGAGCGCGAGAGGGAACGGGAGAAGGAACGGGAGCGGGAAGCAGACcgggagagggagaaggaacgGGAACGGGAGCGCGAGAAGGAGCTGGAGAGGGAGCGGGAGAAGGAGCGCGAGCGGGAGCTGGAGAGGCAGCGGGAGCGCGCCCGGGAGAAGGAGCTGAGCATGGTGAAAGCCATGGAGAGCCCCTTCCTGCCTGTGGCCGAGCTGCACGCGCTGCGGGGCCACCCGGCTGAAGAGCGCAGCAAGCTGCCggagcccagcagagcag AGAAACTGAAGGACTCGGTGCTGCCAACGCCGAAGCCCCTCCAGCACCCGCTGCACCCACCGCCCTCCTCGCACCACCCCGTGCCCAGCCTCATCCCCAACCACAACGTCTTCCCCCTGCCCGGCAGCAGCGCGGCCACGGCGCTGCTCATCCACCGCACCAACGAGGAGGAGAAGTGGCTGGCCCGGCAGCGCCGCCTGCGCCAGGAGAAGGAGGACCGCCAGTCCCAGGTGTCGGAGTTCCGCCAgcaggtgctggagcagcaccTCGACATGGGGCGCACCCCGAGCCAGCCTGAGCCCGAGCACCGGCCTGACAACGCCAG gtCGGGACCAAGCCGCCACGAGCCGAGCATCCGCGAGCCGGGGCAGCACTTCGGCGGTCCGCCGCCACTCATCTCCCCCAAACCCCAGCACCACCCCATCACCACGTCCCTCTGGAACCCCGTCTCCCTGATGGACAGCCCCTCGGAGCCCCCCAGGCGCCTTCCTGAGCCTCACGTCCTCCACGGCCACCCGGCCCCCTTCGAGCCCAGCCGGCAGGGCATCCCGCTGGTGAAGGTGGAGAGAGTCTTCTGCCCTGAGAAGCTGGAAGACAGCGCAAGGAAAAGGGATGCTCTCGAGAAGTACCCCCTGCCACGGGAGCCCAGCACTGCGGAGCACACGGGCTTCACCCACACACCATTCCTGGCTGAGCTGGAGAAATCCACTCAAAGCATCCTGAGCCAGCAGAGACCCCCGGCCACCCCTTTTGGGGAGGTGACCAAGCCCAGCTCACCCTAcagacccccccagccccgcacaCAGGACCCTATGTACATCTATGATGAGTTCGTGCAGCAGCACCGCAGGCTGGTCAGCAAGCTGGACCTGGAGGAGCGCCGGCGACGGGAGGCCCGGGAGAAAG gtTACTACTACGACCTGGATGACTCCTGTGATGACAGTGACGAGGAGGAGGTGCGGGCACATCTCCGGTGCGTGGCCGAGCAGCCCCCGCTGAAGCTGGACACATCCTCTGAG AAGCTGGAGTTCCTGCAGCTCTTCGGCCTCACCACgcagcagcagaaggaggaATTACTGAGCCAGAAGCGGCGCAAGCGCCGGCGGATGCTGCGGGAGCGCAGCCCCTCTCCACCGACGGTGCAGAACAAGCGCCGCACGCCCTCCCCACGCCTCCCCCTCTCCACCCGCTACAGCCCCGACGAGATGAACAACAGCCCCAACTTCGAGGAGAAGAAGCGCTTCCTCACCATCTTCAACCTCACGCACATCAGCGCCGAAAAGAGGAAAG CTTCCCATGCGGCAGACAAGGAGAAGCTGGTGGAGATGCTGCAGGCCATGAAGCAGAAGCCCACGCCGGCCGCCGTGGTGGTGAAGAGCTCTCCGCAGGACAGCCCCAGCGGCCCCGCTGCCG AGCCACCGCTGCTGCTGGACCCAGATAAGCCCGTGGGCATTGTCGCCTCCGTGCCTGATGTTCAGAAGCCATTGGAGCCGGGCAGAGTGGAGCCTCTGAGAGCTGCGGAGCTGCCCAGGGTGAAGGAGGCGGCTGAGAAGCCCCGGCTGAGCGATGGGCACTCGGGGAAGAAGGCACTGAGCATCCTCAGCTACGTCAGGGGGCCTCTGCCCAAGGACATCCCTGTGCCGCTGTCGCACAGCATGAATGGCAAAAGCAAGCCTTGGGAGCCCTTCATTGCTGAGGAGTTTGCCCACCAGTTCCACGAGTCCGTGCTGCAGTCCACACAGAAGGCGTTGCAAAAGCACAAAG gggGGACGGCGGAGCAGAACCACAAGCTGGACGCCTCCATCCACTACAACATCCCTGAGCTTCAGGCCTCCAGccgccctcctgccccacacaaCGGCACAGCCGAGGGGCACCGGGCGCTCGGCCCACCCCTGCCACGGGACCGCCGTGACTCGGCCtccgaggaggaggaagaggaagaggaggaggaagatgaggaggagtGCCCCAGGCCCAAGTGGCAAGGGATCGAGGCAATTTTTGAAGCTTACCAGGAACATATAGAAG AACAAAACCTGGAGCGCCAAGTGCTGCAGACACAGTGCCGGCGGCTGGAGGCCCAGCACTACAGCCTGAGCCTGACGGCAGAGCAGCTTTCGCACAGCATGGCG GAATTAAGGACCCAGAAGCAGAAGATTGTCTCAGAGCGAGAGCGACTGCAAGCGGAGCTGGATCACCTGCGGaagtgccttgccttgcctgcaaTGCAGTGGTCTAGGGGTTATTTCAAGGGGTATCCCAGGTGA